Within Coregonus clupeaformis isolate EN_2021a unplaced genomic scaffold, ASM2061545v1 scaf0153, whole genome shotgun sequence, the genomic segment CGGGTTGGTTATTGTTGGCTACTACTTAACTGTACAACTAACTACTTAAATTCAACATAATGTTGCTTGAAATCAATTTGCTGATTTGAATTGCTGAATATGTTATGTAtattgtatactgaacaaaaatataaacgcaacaatttattaggccctaatctatagatttcacatgactgggcaggggcacagccatgggtgggcctgggagggcataggcctaccCAGGCCTACCCACTTGGGAGACAGGATCAccgactggggagccaggccctgccaatcagaatgagtttttcaccacaaaagggcttcattacagacagaaatactccacagctcatgaaaaatgggaccagcactttacatgatgcgtttgtattttttgttcagtatacaattGAAACttatttcaccctctctctcccctctccctctcctccccctctctctcccctccaggtgGGTGAGGACTCGCTGGGTGCTCCTGGCGCTGTTCTGGCTGGGCTGGGTGGGGATGCTGGCTGGGGCCATAGTGATCATCGTCCAGGCCCCCAGGTGTAAACCCATACCTGAGATGAACTGGTGGAATCAGGGTCCTCTCTATCAGATATCTGACCTGGGCGCCTTCAATCAAGACAAGGGAATTAAAGGTGAGGGTATTGATAAGGCGATAGGACACCATTAGCTTCAGGAATATCTACTAAGATAAAACAGGACCTCGTACACACATCCTTATGGGTAATGTAGTAGATCATACTGGTGGAACCGGGGGTCCtctaccaggtctctgacctggACGTCTTCAACCACCACAAGAGAGTCAAATTAAAGGCCCTaatctttatcttggccaggtcgcagttgttaatgagaacttgttctcaactggcttacctggttaaataaaggtgaaataaaaaaaataaaaaaagggaaGGAACAGCGGCTTCTAGCAACCGTCATGACATGAGTATAACGTGAACAGCCTGCTTGGTCCCAAATAAGTGGTTTGCCTTGTGGTTCTAATTTGGCCAGTTTGGCAGGGGCTGAGTGTCTTGTGACCATCTCATACCTCCAGACGGCCCAGGGAccggtttcccaaaaccatctaaaggctaagttcatcgttagaaccttcgtaggagcatcgttaaatctccgagctgtttccccaaaaccatcgttactaaagttgcacttgaaaactcCGGTTATTTATCGACTGCCTCAGACCTCTGGTGGAACAGCCAAGTGTGTAGTTGGGTGTGTTTATTCTACTTAATACACAGAagatctaaacatagaatcaagatgTGTATTTGTCTCTCTGACTGCTGATAACTTCAAaatgaagttgactacaaatgcAAAGTTGCAAGTGTTTTTTGTgtgcaattgttacaaacaaggGAAGGATAAAACAATATGTTtgaaatgaaaaccgagatgactgcattcaGATACATAGCCTATCTACAGTATAGGCTGCATAGGCCTATGTTATGTTCATTCAATTGAGTTTTATTTAGCTATGTGGCGGCCGTCTATCATGTTTGCCTCGATGTCACGACGTGTAGCCTAATGTGTGCAATGATTTACCAAATCTTGATCTAGTGCATTATTACAGGGCGTTCTCTCTAGGTAGCTGATCtgtcgtcagtattgtggaaataattctaatgttaaggaaagatttgaatggagagaGCTGACCCCAGAGCAGCGATATCTCTGCGTGGTGTCTTGGGGAAACCGCACGTTACATTCTCCGTCCGTTGTAAGAAAGATGCGTTGTTAAAACGCTGGTAggcctaaattccatcgctatgGGGGAAAACCAGGCCCTGGCCTTCAGGCTGTAGACTGCTGACTTGGCTAACATCTGTCTCAGATTGGTTTAAAGGACTCTCTTCCCCTTTTCTGATAGAACACACAGACTAGTGGTTGTCATTTAGCCGTTTTTTTAGGACAGACTAGGCTGCGCTTTCTCTTTGATAAACCCCCAAAATAGGTTCTGTctacttttttcaattttcaatGAGACATTTTCCCCACATTTTCTCCCATTATGTTAAACAGAATCTCCCCACATTTCTCCCATTATGTTAAACAGAATCTCCCCACATTTCTCCCATTATGTTAAACAGAATCTCCCCACATTTCTCCCATTATGTTAAACAGAAAAGAGAAACCAGTTTCCCATCCTGATGTTTTGGCTAACAGTAAACTGATTGGAGACTCAGAGACAGTTCTTCCCTTTTTCTGTACACGTACGCAATGTGACTAGTCTTTTTGTTGTCAGTTTTCCCCTCACGCACGGACTGAAGGAAAGATATTCAGCATACACTTCCCCTTTTCTATCCCTGTTATCTCAcgtctctgtcctctctcaccACCCCCCGACCCTCTCCCTTTCCCCTTCACCTTTCTGtcattcaccctctctctctctctctctctctctctgtccccctctctctctctctccctcctctctgtccccctcctctctctctctctctctctctctctctctgtcccccccccctctctctctctctctctctctctctctctctctctctctctctctctctctctctctctctccctctctctctctctctctctctctctctctctctctctctctctctctctctctctgtcccccctctctctctctctccctccgtcccctctctctctctctccctcctctctgtccccctcccctctctctctctctctctctctctctctctctctctctctctctctctctctctctctctctctctctctctctctctctctctctctctcctctctctctctctctctccctctctctctctctctctccctctctctccctctctctctcccccctctctctctctctctctctctctctctctctctctctctctctctctctctatttctctctctctctgtctctctctctctctctctctctctctctctctctctctctctctctctctctctctctctctctctctctctctctctctctgtctctctctcccctcctctctctctctctctctccctcctctctgtccccctctctctctatttctctctctctctgtctcgctctctctattcctctctctctctcgctctctctgtctctctatttctctctctctctatatttctctctgtctgtctctcactctctctctgtctctctgtctctgtctctctgtctctctgtctctctgtctctctctctctttctctctctctctctctctctctctctctctctctctctctctctctctctctgtctctctgctctctgtctctctgtctctctctctctctctctctctctctctctctctctctctctctctctctctctctctctctgtctctctctctctgtctctctctctctctctctctctctctctctctctctctgtctctctctctctctctctctctctctctctctctctctctctctgtctctctgtctctctgtctctctgtctctctgtctctctgtctctctctctctctctctctctcccctctctccaggtgTTGTGGAGGTACTAGACAGTCTGAACCAGTTGAAGGTGAAGGGCCTGGTTCTGGGGCCTCTCCACACTGTACAGAAGGACCAGGCAGACACACTAGACCTTGTCTCCATGAACCCTGTTGTAGGAACGGACCAGGACCTGCTGATCCTGCTGGAAAAGGCACACAAGAAGGGTGAGTGATCTGTTTGTCCCATTAGGCTGACTGAAGACTGTTGATGTCATTAATACTGTCTGGACTCTCTGCTCATCCTATCCAGCTGACAATAGAGAATATTATAGTGTAGAATCACAATGGATCTTGGGTCTGAATAAAGCCTTAAAATACTCTCCACCTTTTCATGATCTCCTCCTGACTGAAGCACTCTTTAATTTACCTCTCTCTATCCGTCAGGTATCTCTGTGGTGTTgaacctgacccctaaccctggagCTGACCCCTGGTTCAGTCCTGACCGCCTGCCTGAAGTACTGGACAAACTCGgggtgagacagtgtgtgtgtgtgtgtgtgtgtgtgagagaaagggaTCTGTGCCATTTTGAATACCCTTCAtaatctcttctctctgtcctccagtctgcctctgtgtttaaATGAATACCCTTcatatatctcttctctctctgtgtcactggTCTGTGTTTATGAGTAGTAACCAACCTCTCGCCCCTGTTGTAGTAAAATGGTTAAAGGCAACTCTCTGTATTTGAAATGTGTCTAATATAATTCCTTCATTCTCCAGGCTGCTGCTGAACACTGGCTAGGTATGGGTGTGGACGGAGTGCAGGTGTCCGGCCTCGCTGCTGCCTGCGACTCTTCTGATTGGGCCAAGGTCCAGGGTGTCGTCCAGGGCAACAGGACAGAGGTGGACGTGAAGAAGAGGTAACTAATAGTcacacagcagacagacagtcagacaggacgGATAGacggacagtcagacagacagagagaggcaggacGGATAGacggacagtcagacagtcagacagacagagacaggcaggacGGATAGacggacagtcagacagtcagacagacagagagaggcaggacggatagacggacagacagacagtcaaatAGACAGAGGCAGGACGGATAGACggacagacagataaacagacagagacacagacaattagacagacggacagacacagacaaatagatagacggacagagagacagacaggccggACGGGCAAGACGGACATGCAGACAGACATTACTGAATACACCCCTGGACTTGATTCCTACTGGGTCATAGCTTAGTCAAGACACGTTGTTTTGATTATTTGTGGGGTCAGGAGAGAGACGAGGGAAAGGCTTTAGTTGGATCACAGCTCAATCAAGTTTGGGGGAAACAGAGAACCACATGCAGAGTGGCCTGGAGGCTACATTCTTCTGGTGGTCGGTGGTATTGCAGTAGTCTGGGAATACAGCGCCCTCTCCTGGACATTTAGAAGTACTGTTAGGTAGTCAGGTCTGAGCAAAGTCTAAACGTGAATGAACTGTtctatctctatctttctctgtctctctctctgttctctctctctctgtgtctctctctctctctctctctctctctctctctctctgtctctctctctctgtctctctctctctctctctctctctctctctctctgtctctctctctgtctctctctctctctctctctctctctctgtctctctctctctctctctctctctctctctctctctctgtctctgtctctctctctctctctctctctctctctctctctctctctctctctctctctctctctctctctctctctctctctctctctctctctctctctctctctctctatctccccctctatctttctctgtctctctctctgtctctctctctctctctctctgtctctctctctctctctctctctctctctctctctctctcccccctctatctttctctgtctctctctctgtctctctctctgtctctctctctgtctctctctctgtctctctctctgtctctctctctctctctctctctctctctctctctctctctctctctctctctctctctctctctctctctcccctctctctctctctctctctctctctgtctctctctctctctctctctctctctctctctctctctctctctctctgtctctctctctgtctctctctctctctctctctctctctctctctctctctctctctctgtctctctctctctctctctctctatctatatctctctctatctatatctctctctctctctctctatctatatctctctctctatctctctctatctctctctctctctatctatctctctctctctctctctctctatctatatctctctctatctatatctctatctctctctctatctatatatctctctctatctctatctctatctatctctctctctctctctatctatctctatctatctctctctctctctctctctctctctccctcctctctctccctcctctctctctctctctctctctctctctctctctctctctctctctctctctctctctctctatctctccctcctctctctctctctatctatatctctctctctatctctctctctctctctctatctatatctctctctctctatctatctctctctctctctctatctatatctctctctcctctctatctctctctctctatctatatctctctctctctatctatctctctctctctctatctatatctctctctctctatctatatctctctctcctctctctctctctctctctatctatatctctctctctctctctctctctctctctctatctatctctgtctatctctctctctctatctatctctctctctctctctctctctctctctctctctctctctctctctgtctctctctctgtctctctctctctctctctctctctctctctctctctctctctctccctctctctcttctctctctctctctctcctctctctctctctctcctctctctctgtctctctctctctgtctctctgtctctctgtctctagagCTCTAATAGGGGTGGTTGATGGTCTCAACTCCTCTGCTGTCTCTCAACTTCTCAACTCCTCTGGTGTGGACCTGATACTGTCTGATGTCCTTAACAATGGTAACTCAGGTAACCAGAACATTTCTAAtacacttaaaaaatatatataacacaaAACAGTGAGTGCTACCTTAGACTAAATATTGGTCCTAAACATAGAAAAGCCAAATTGGAAGGAcaaaggataaaaataaacaaataaatcaaAATGGTAGCAGTTAAAAATAGATAAGACAAACTCCTTGTTGCCCTGGTTAAAAGCAGTCCACTACATTGGGAAATAATGGGGTGTAATTTGAGATGTTCCCTTGCAGGTGTCCAGCGAGCCCTGTCCatctacagcctggtctctaccCAGAAACAAAGCTCCCTAGCCTGGGGGCTAGGAGGTAAGAGAGACAATGGTCTTTAGAACCATTTAGAGTTTTATCAAATGACAAAATACAactttaaaatacatatttttttattttatttttaacagGCACTTGGGGGAACCATCTGGCGTCAGTGGTAGAGAAACCAGAACTGGTCCGACTCTACCAGCTAATGCTCTTCACTCTGCCTGGAACACCGGTCTTCAACTATGGA encodes:
- the LOC121558220 gene encoding 4F2 cell-surface antigen heavy chain; this encodes MSKDTEVDMKDVELNELDQEKLPMTGDGPGAEKNGSVKLKVPEEDVKFTGLSKEELMKVAGTPGWVRTRWVLLALFWLGWVGMLAGAIVIIVQAPRCKPIPEMNWWNQGPLYQISDLGAFNQDKGIKGVVEVLDSLNQLKVKGLVLGPLHTVQKDQADTLDLVSMNPVVGTDQDLLILLEKAHKKGISVVLNLTPNPGADPWFSPDRLPEVLDKLGAAAEHWLGMGVDGVQVSGLAAACDSSDWAKVQGVVQGNRTEVDVKKRALIGVVDGLNSSAVSQLLNSSGVDLILSDVLNNGNSGVQRALSIYSLVSTQKQSSLAWGLGGTWGNHLASVVEKPELVRLYQLMLFTLPGTPVFNYGDEMGLVDQGSTSPKMLWDIEEEAAAEGAGNNETAEAQKTHRLTCRSWFKTLSDLRGKERSLLHGDYFPLHSSSSSLAFLRLWDQSERYVTAVNWGSATLTMDLNYQDLSLPEQAKVKLSTDPENLAADSSVSLDKLQLGPGHAVLLTFPFA